In a genomic window of Hyphomonas sp.:
- a CDS encoding sterol desaturase family protein, which yields MSAFELRIAPHEGLFVAVISVALFFFVIIFAETIFDLATGRRSGWRETLANFTIEIGNQLLERTIFGTAFVLGILFVEQFAVLSIPVTWWSWILALLAADFTYYWMHRIEHERRVFWAYHSVHHSSPEFNLTTSLRLSWVEGMVEWIFFIPMIMLGFDAVQIVGSILIVVVYQTWIHTEKIGRLGVLDRIFNTPSVHRVHHGRNPEYLDKNYGGILIIWDILFGTYQTEQAPVDYGVTQPLESSNPVTINFHEFWLMARDLLNVRKAASVWNVLFAPPGSDPN from the coding sequence ATGAGTGCATTTGAACTGCGGATTGCACCGCATGAAGGCTTGTTTGTGGCAGTAATCTCAGTCGCACTGTTCTTTTTTGTGATCATTTTTGCTGAAACCATTTTTGATCTTGCCACAGGAAGACGCTCTGGCTGGAGGGAAACGCTGGCCAATTTCACGATAGAAATTGGCAATCAACTCCTCGAAAGAACCATCTTTGGGACTGCGTTTGTTTTAGGGATTCTGTTTGTTGAACAGTTTGCCGTTCTTTCAATACCTGTAACTTGGTGGAGCTGGATTCTTGCACTCCTTGCAGCGGATTTCACCTATTACTGGATGCATCGCATCGAGCATGAGCGGCGTGTCTTCTGGGCGTATCACAGTGTCCATCACTCCTCGCCTGAATTTAATCTGACGACTTCTTTGCGATTGTCCTGGGTTGAGGGAATGGTGGAGTGGATCTTCTTTATTCCCATGATCATGCTTGGTTTCGATGCCGTGCAGATTGTCGGATCGATACTCATCGTCGTTGTGTATCAGACATGGATACATACAGAGAAGATTGGCCGCCTTGGAGTTCTGGACAGGATTTTCAATACGCCGTCCGTACACCGTGTGCATCATGGCCGAAACCCGGAATATCTCGACAAAAATTACGGCGGGATACTGATCATCTGGGATATTCTCTTCGGAACCTACCAAACTGAACAGGCGCCCGTTGATTATGGCGTAACCCAGCCGCTGGAAAGCTCCAACCCGGTCACGATCAACTTTCACGAATTCTGGTTGATGGCTCGCGACCTGCTGAATGTCCGAAAGGCTGCAAGCGTGTGGAATGTGCTTTTCGCGCCGCCAGGCTCCGACCCCAATTAA
- a CDS encoding alpha/beta fold hydrolase, which yields MIHPLEILRVLRAFALLSLTVLVAACSHSMTDTRTDFPHNDNMLAGRLLLPKTPGPHPAVLIVHGDGDSTWNGYGYYKPFMQALTEAGFAVYSWDKPGVGGSSGNWLNQSMEDRADEVIAAANVLRRRSDIRLDEIGLLGFSQAGWVMPKAISKDQNFAFMVSVSGAINWLEQSEYTTRNRLRLDGAPDAEIEIALTFDKRVVDLLIKEADYQAYQELMNSAPECCDDVMSEERWAFVKLNFRSDAREDLARVDVPVLAVFGNRDMNVDFAQSAEVYMDILSKTPGADAIVTLRDADHMLLPALSDRYVTADAALTQRIISIEVFGADAFADGAIERITNWISRLDHIAPPALPAKEQEGN from the coding sequence ATGATCCATCCCCTTGAAATCCTGCGCGTGCTCCGCGCTTTTGCGCTGCTATCGCTCACTGTCCTGGTGGCGGCCTGTTCCCATAGCATGACAGATACCCGCACCGACTTTCCGCATAATGACAATATGCTGGCTGGCAGGCTACTGCTTCCAAAGACGCCCGGGCCGCATCCGGCGGTTCTCATTGTCCACGGGGATGGGGATAGCACCTGGAACGGCTATGGCTATTACAAACCCTTTATGCAGGCTCTGACTGAGGCCGGGTTTGCCGTTTATTCATGGGACAAGCCCGGTGTTGGCGGCTCCAGCGGGAATTGGCTGAACCAGTCCATGGAGGACCGCGCCGATGAGGTCATTGCGGCAGCAAATGTTCTGCGGCGCAGGTCTGATATTCGCCTGGATGAAATCGGATTACTGGGCTTCAGTCAGGCCGGCTGGGTCATGCCAAAAGCCATCTCAAAAGATCAGAATTTCGCATTTATGGTGTCAGTCTCTGGCGCCATTAACTGGCTCGAACAATCTGAATACACAACACGCAATCGGTTGCGTCTGGATGGCGCGCCGGATGCGGAAATTGAGATTGCGCTCACTTTTGACAAACGTGTTGTTGATCTTCTGATCAAGGAAGCTGACTATCAGGCTTATCAAGAGCTCATGAACAGTGCGCCCGAGTGCTGCGATGATGTTATGTCAGAAGAACGCTGGGCCTTTGTAAAGCTCAATTTCAGGAGCGATGCCCGTGAAGATCTCGCACGCGTCGACGTGCCGGTTCTCGCGGTTTTTGGCAATAGAGACATGAATGTCGACTTCGCCCAAAGCGCCGAAGTCTATATGGACATTTTATCAAAAACACCCGGTGCTGATGCCATTGTTACATTGCGCGATGCAGATCATATGCTCCTGCCCGCATTATCTGATCGCTACGTCACCGCCGATGCAGCACTTACGCAACGGATCATTTCGATTGAGGTATTCGGGGCGGATGCTTTCGCAGATGGCGCCATCGAACGCATCACAAATTGGATCAGTCGCCTTGATCATATTGCGCCGCCCGCGCTCCCGGCCAAAGAGCAGGAGGGCAACTGA
- a CDS encoding FAD-dependent oxidoreductase, giving the protein MTHLTRRRFMSLSAASVIAGPHISAHARNNPEMFDTIIIGAGLSGLSAAHRLIERGVTNILILEARDRLGGRIYSQQVEGLSLEAGAQWVGPGQTRLLALADTLNIERYPTFMTGKSIIRWMRRNHVISKEETFAQSTALRTAIAQLDRIAATVPLSSPWNYPGAKKIDDLSVAAWAKQSGYTGPPYQELLTETIDALGGSPAMSALDYLWSVRACGGHDSINRFEGGAQDSRFIGGPSAIIEMMGARMYDHIRVDAPVTSIRYGSDTVTVNVEDLALQARKCIIALSPLDMQRIEFTPGLPLDRRGLNQNWRMEPGFKAHIIYKTPFWRSGGLSGLAVGHKHIEASLDNTPALNTEGYGALLLFLSKKAADLSPGQRYKSILKELKSFFGKEAMSPIGFSEMNWANDPWSGGCTSPLPPGILTQYGPALFKNIGPLHFAGTEAATAWRGYMEGAVRAGERAADETQS; this is encoded by the coding sequence ATGACCCATCTGACGCGGCGGCGTTTCATGTCCCTATCCGCGGCTTCGGTAATCGCGGGGCCGCATATCTCAGCCCATGCCCGGAACAATCCAGAAATGTTTGACACAATCATTATTGGCGCCGGGCTATCCGGTCTGAGTGCCGCTCATCGGCTTATTGAGCGCGGCGTCACGAATATTCTCATTTTAGAGGCGCGGGACCGGCTCGGCGGACGGATTTATTCTCAGCAAGTCGAGGGGCTCAGCCTTGAAGCCGGCGCCCAATGGGTGGGTCCCGGTCAAACCAGATTACTGGCACTGGCCGATACGCTGAACATAGAACGCTATCCAACATTTATGACGGGTAAATCCATAATTCGGTGGATGCGCCGCAACCATGTCATTTCCAAAGAAGAGACATTTGCGCAGTCTACTGCGCTCCGCACGGCCATCGCACAACTGGATAGAATCGCGGCGACTGTTCCGCTTTCTTCGCCCTGGAATTATCCCGGCGCGAAGAAAATTGACGACTTGTCTGTCGCAGCCTGGGCAAAGCAATCAGGCTATACCGGCCCGCCATACCAGGAGCTTCTAACTGAAACCATTGACGCCCTCGGGGGAAGTCCGGCCATGTCAGCTCTTGATTATCTCTGGTCTGTACGCGCCTGCGGCGGGCATGACAGCATCAACCGCTTTGAAGGTGGGGCCCAGGATTCACGTTTCATCGGTGGGCCGAGTGCAATCATCGAAATGATGGGCGCCCGGATGTATGATCACATACGGGTGGATGCACCTGTGACGTCCATTAGATATGGATCTGATACGGTGACTGTGAATGTCGAGGATCTCGCGCTACAGGCCCGTAAATGTATCATCGCGCTCAGCCCTCTGGATATGCAGCGAATAGAATTCACACCCGGGCTTCCATTGGACCGCAGAGGGTTGAATCAAAACTGGCGTATGGAGCCAGGGTTCAAAGCACACATCATTTATAAAACCCCTTTCTGGCGGAGCGGCGGCCTCAGCGGTCTTGCGGTTGGTCATAAACATATCGAGGCTTCGCTCGACAACACACCTGCTTTGAACACGGAAGGTTATGGGGCCTTGCTATTGTTCCTGAGCAAAAAAGCCGCTGATCTGTCACCGGGGCAGAGATACAAGTCAATCTTGAAAGAGCTGAAGAGTTTCTTCGGCAAAGAGGCAATGTCTCCGATTGGGTTTTCCGAAATGAACTGGGCGAATGATCCCTGGAGTGGTGGATGCACGTCCCCACTCCCGCCGGGTATTCTCACCCAATACGGTCCGGCTCTATTTAAGAATATTGGGCCCTTGCACTTTGCCGGCACCGAGGCGGCAACCGCTTGGCGCGGATATATGGAAGGCGCAGTACGGGCGGGCGAACGGGCGGCGGACGAAACGCAATCATGA
- a CDS encoding DUF736 domain-containing protein, which produces MANALGYVTETETGFEGTLAMMSLSTPIRIVKNGDKTGEAQPDFRVYAGRKTGSDIGGGWFRKAKSSGRKYVSLTLADPAIGPRRVYANLAPVKGQKGRHVLLWNPQD; this is translated from the coding sequence ATGGCAAATGCACTTGGATATGTCACTGAAACTGAAACCGGCTTTGAAGGCACACTCGCAATGATGAGCCTGTCCACACCGATCCGTATCGTCAAAAATGGCGACAAGACTGGTGAGGCACAGCCTGACTTCCGCGTTTATGCGGGCCGCAAAACCGGCTCCGACATTGGCGGTGGCTGGTTCCGTAAAGCCAAATCATCGGGCCGCAAATATGTGTCCCTGACGCTCGCGGACCCTGCCATCGGACCACGCAGGGTTTACGCAAACCTCGCACCTGTCAAAGGCCAGAAAGGCCGCCACGTTCTGCTCTGGAACCCGCAGGACTAA
- a CDS encoding NUDIX domain-containing protein, whose translation MTQVITIRRRSARILVTNESKDVLLLKFEYGDQNNHRSYWATVGGGLEAGETPEQAARRELLEEVGLAADIMDYIGAQAAQFTDPNGNRIEAEEHFFHTNTASRQISLAGLSGDEAAMIKGHKWWSVEELKATNETYFPSNLPELLQKTLSP comes from the coding sequence ATGACCCAAGTGATAACCATTCGCCGTCGCTCTGCCCGTATCCTCGTGACCAATGAGTCGAAAGACGTGCTGCTTCTCAAGTTTGAATATGGTGACCAAAACAATCACCGGTCATATTGGGCGACGGTGGGCGGCGGTCTTGAAGCAGGTGAGACGCCAGAACAGGCCGCGCGCCGGGAGCTACTGGAGGAAGTCGGCCTTGCGGCTGACATCATGGATTATATCGGTGCGCAGGCCGCGCAGTTTACAGATCCGAACGGCAACAGAATCGAGGCTGAAGAGCATTTTTTCCACACAAACACTGCATCCCGGCAGATCAGTTTAGCCGGGCTATCGGGAGATGAAGCGGCGATGATCAAAGGTCATAAATGGTGGTCGGTTGAAGAGTTGAAGGCAACAAACGAAACATATTTTCCGAGTAACCTGCCTGAACTGCTGCAAAAGACGCTCAGTCCCTGA
- a CDS encoding DUF2147 domain-containing protein produces the protein MNISNISAEQRYQLTQWRVGFLVVLTIALSACATSPVTNESQTRAVHPIEGIWRIDDAASYIEIRPCKNDTEKLCGHLIAFDGNPKARDYLHPSWLHWGQKLCGSLIVADLEQSEAAQIYRGTLYDPNEGQVYNLIVLAKSRDEIEARIYLGASIDEAIGLGVGALSGDTGIVSLLSFFTRAGIGREHLGETVQWRRASYPIETCSAA, from the coding sequence GTGAATATTTCAAATATCAGCGCGGAACAGCGATATCAGCTTACGCAATGGCGGGTCGGCTTTTTAGTCGTTCTGACGATCGCATTGTCAGCCTGCGCGACTTCGCCCGTTACCAACGAATCTCAAACGCGCGCAGTGCATCCTATAGAAGGAATTTGGCGTATCGACGACGCTGCATCCTATATCGAAATACGTCCCTGTAAAAATGACACTGAAAAACTGTGCGGCCACTTAATTGCGTTTGATGGAAATCCGAAAGCACGGGATTACCTCCACCCAAGCTGGCTTCACTGGGGACAAAAACTCTGCGGCAGCCTTATCGTGGCCGATCTGGAGCAATCAGAAGCGGCTCAGATATATCGCGGCACCCTTTATGATCCCAATGAGGGCCAGGTTTACAATCTTATTGTTCTTGCAAAGTCCCGCGATGAGATAGAAGCCCGGATTTATCTGGGGGCGAGCATTGATGAGGCCATCGGCCTGGGTGTCGGCGCGTTGAGCGGTGACACCGGTATTGTCAGCCTACTTTCATTTTTTACCAGAGCCGGCATTGGCCGGGAGCATCTCGGTGAAACCGTGCAATGGCGGCGTGCCAGTTACCCGATTGAAACCTGCAGTGCGGCGTGA
- a CDS encoding zincin-like metallopeptidase domain-containing protein has translation MSTKTASQGTATRNRKPRKARRDLYQEVTDTVIAQLEAGAVPWVQPWGRPDVTAPCALPQNASTGRSYSGINILLLWGAAIETARTTPYWLTFKQALSLGGAVRKGERGTTVCYADTFIPKAEAQRAQGTGEDAQRVGFLKRYTVFNADQCDGLDDRFFEGVTPLPERELIPRAEKLIAATGADFRIGGDRAFFVPSEDFIQVPPQPAFHDQINYYRTCFHELGHWTGHKTRLDRNLKSRFGSKDYAREELVAEMASAFICAAQSITPTVRHTDYIANWLQVLKEDKRAIFRAASLASKAADYILAFENETAAAA, from the coding sequence ATGAGCACCAAGACCGCCAGCCAAGGAACCGCGACGAGAAACCGCAAACCGCGCAAAGCACGGCGCGACCTCTACCAAGAGGTCACCGATACCGTGATTGCCCAGCTTGAAGCGGGCGCTGTGCCATGGGTGCAGCCTTGGGGCAGACCTGATGTCACGGCCCCTTGTGCGCTGCCCCAAAATGCCAGCACGGGGCGCAGCTATTCGGGCATCAATATCCTGCTCTTGTGGGGCGCTGCGATTGAGACCGCCCGCACCACCCCTTATTGGCTGACCTTCAAACAGGCCCTTTCCCTTGGCGGCGCTGTGCGAAAAGGTGAGCGCGGCACAACCGTTTGTTACGCTGACACTTTCATTCCGAAAGCCGAAGCGCAGCGGGCGCAGGGAACGGGCGAAGACGCCCAGCGCGTGGGATTCTTAAAACGCTATACCGTTTTTAACGCTGACCAGTGTGACGGGCTGGACGACAGATTTTTTGAGGGCGTCACGCCTTTGCCAGAGCGCGAGTTAATCCCCCGCGCGGAAAAACTGATTGCGGCCACGGGCGCAGATTTTCGGATTGGCGGAGACCGCGCATTCTTTGTGCCGAGCGAAGACTTTATTCAAGTCCCGCCGCAGCCCGCCTTCCACGACCAGATAAACTATTACCGCACCTGCTTTCATGAACTCGGCCACTGGACGGGACATAAAACCCGCCTTGACCGTAATCTGAAAAGCCGTTTCGGAAGTAAGGACTATGCCCGCGAAGAATTGGTCGCGGAAATGGCCAGTGCGTTTATCTGTGCCGCGCAGTCCATCACACCAACCGTGCGGCATACGGATTATATCGCCAACTGGCTGCAAGTCCTGAAAGAAGACAAGCGCGCGATTTTCCGCGCCGCGTCTCTTGCCAGCAAAGCGGCGGATTACATTCTCGCCTTTGAGAACGAAACGGCGGCAGCGGCATGA
- a CDS encoding response regulator gives MSNELILIAEDEGEIAEIIQAYLERAGFRTVVAGDGEMALSHFRHFSPALILLDVKMPKRDGIDVLRIIRQTSDTPVIMVTAMAEDIEKISALRLGADDYVVKPFNTLEVVERIKAILRRAGSNAQRGDRPITIQSLIIDPNAHAAFLAHESGRKPIPLTQTEYSIVARMARSPQRAYSRAELVDACLPEGEALERTIDSHVSNARRKLEANGISGFLETVRGVGYRLEPLK, from the coding sequence ATGAGTAACGAATTGATCCTCATCGCTGAGGACGAAGGTGAAATTGCAGAAATTATTCAGGCCTATCTGGAACGGGCAGGTTTCCGGACGGTGGTTGCCGGTGATGGGGAAATGGCACTCTCCCATTTTCGGCATTTTTCTCCGGCGCTGATACTGCTGGATGTGAAAATGCCGAAACGCGATGGTATCGATGTATTGCGCATTATACGGCAGACCTCGGACACGCCGGTCATCATGGTAACAGCGATGGCCGAAGATATCGAAAAAATCTCAGCCCTACGTCTAGGTGCGGATGATTACGTCGTTAAACCCTTCAACACACTGGAGGTCGTTGAACGGATAAAAGCCATCTTGCGGCGCGCCGGTTCGAATGCACAGCGAGGCGACCGGCCCATTACAATCCAGTCTTTAATCATAGACCCAAATGCACATGCAGCCTTTTTGGCTCATGAGAGTGGCCGCAAACCGATTCCACTGACACAAACGGAATACAGCATTGTCGCCAGAATGGCCCGATCGCCGCAACGGGCTTATTCGAGGGCAGAATTGGTTGATGCCTGCCTGCCTGAAGGGGAAGCACTTGAACGCACCATCGACAGCCATGTCTCAAATGCAAGACGGAAGCTGGAGGCAAACGGTATCTCAGGGTTTCTGGAAACCGTCCGAGGCGTCGGATACCGATTGGAACCGCTCAAATGA
- a CDS encoding outer membrane protein has translation MSKKSLAVIAGAATLFATPAMAGPDGAFSGPFIGGEAGFQRNKVELTAPGNVALKDRDKGFNLRGLAGYDVTMGDSLVLGVELGLGRGGPEVDDTQGTASFKADPGLMLDASARAGILATPSTLLYGRVGYANSKIDITATNTDITDGTFTRDKRKGGLMFGAGAEFAVTDGLRLRTEYRRSKTGDLKSDQALIGVILSF, from the coding sequence ATGTCAAAAAAATCACTCGCAGTAATTGCCGGCGCGGCGACCTTGTTCGCGACGCCAGCCATGGCCGGCCCGGACGGCGCATTCAGTGGACCGTTCATTGGCGGAGAAGCTGGCTTTCAGCGTAACAAGGTTGAACTCACGGCGCCGGGGAATGTTGCTTTGAAGGACCGCGACAAGGGTTTCAATCTGCGCGGTCTTGCAGGTTATGATGTCACCATGGGCGACAGTCTTGTATTGGGCGTTGAGCTTGGCTTAGGCCGCGGCGGCCCCGAGGTTGATGATACACAGGGAACGGCCTCGTTCAAGGCGGACCCGGGTTTGATGCTGGATGCATCGGCGCGCGCCGGCATTCTCGCAACACCCTCAACACTGCTCTATGGACGGGTCGGGTATGCCAACTCAAAGATAGATATCACGGCGACGAATACGGATATCACCGACGGAACATTCACCCGCGACAAACGCAAAGGCGGCCTGATGTTTGGAGCCGGCGCTGAGTTCGCTGTTACGGATGGCTTGCGTCTGCGTACCGAATATCGCCGCTCGAAGACTGGTGATCTAAAATCAGATCAAGCTCTGATTGGTGTCATTCTCAGCTTTTAA
- a CDS encoding cell wall metabolism sensor histidine kinase WalK has translation MIGRGSKLRTQLSFSMIMTAFVALGVFCLGMISFYLFLQKSWLSGLSDENRATLQTLMDDGTVSSDALTTLISTFSFSWSGGYAQAELAALITLVILAALCAVVIGLIMSKRMCAPIETVTDAALEIANGNFTLALPQIQGGAAETEELVKAFRTMTDALSAAERETMESSAAIAHELRTPLTILRGRLQGLNDGAFEPSKEMTDSLIAQVDTLSGIVDELSLLSRLSAGKFELQAIEIDLVGEVQKVVTPLRPDLESLGLQITLLDEPVKLIADPVRIRQALTALIDNVKHYAASGQHIEISTYKDGMHGYIEVSDRGPGIDPVDHENVFQRWWRGDESRNRAKGGTGLGLSVVKSIIEAHGGKVSASTNAHGGATFTLCLPLPGDTSTVSP, from the coding sequence ATGATCGGGCGCGGGTCAAAACTTCGGACACAGCTTTCATTTTCAATGATCATGACAGCTTTCGTTGCACTTGGCGTGTTTTGTCTGGGTATGATCTCGTTCTACCTGTTCTTGCAGAAATCCTGGCTCAGCGGACTGAGCGATGAAAACCGGGCCACGCTCCAGACACTCATGGATGATGGAACAGTTTCGTCCGACGCCCTAACCACGCTGATAAGCACTTTTTCATTTTCGTGGAGCGGCGGATACGCGCAGGCCGAGCTTGCCGCCCTCATCACTTTAGTGATCCTCGCGGCACTGTGCGCTGTTGTTATCGGTCTTATTATGTCCAAAAGAATGTGCGCCCCAATCGAAACTGTTACAGATGCGGCCCTGGAAATTGCAAACGGCAATTTCACTCTGGCACTGCCTCAAATCCAGGGCGGCGCAGCTGAAACAGAAGAGCTTGTGAAAGCCTTCCGTACCATGACCGATGCGCTGTCTGCGGCGGAACGTGAAACCATGGAATCCTCAGCGGCCATCGCCCATGAATTGCGCACCCCATTGACCATTCTGCGCGGCCGGTTGCAGGGGCTCAATGATGGCGCGTTCGAACCTTCAAAAGAGATGACCGATAGCCTCATCGCGCAGGTCGATACGCTATCGGGCATTGTTGACGAGCTGAGCCTGCTGTCCCGGCTCAGTGCCGGAAAATTCGAGCTTCAGGCGATCGAAATTGACCTTGTTGGAGAAGTTCAAAAGGTCGTAACACCGCTGCGGCCCGACCTTGAATCACTGGGGCTTCAAATCACTCTACTCGATGAGCCCGTGAAACTCATCGCAGATCCCGTTCGTATTCGCCAGGCACTAACGGCACTCATCGACAACGTAAAACATTACGCCGCATCTGGACAGCACATCGAAATCTCGACCTATAAGGATGGCATGCATGGCTATATTGAGGTCAGTGACCGCGGGCCTGGAATCGACCCTGTGGACCACGAAAATGTTTTTCAGCGGTGGTGGCGCGGGGATGAATCGCGAAATCGCGCCAAGGGCGGCACGGGACTCGGCCTGTCCGTAGTCAAATCGATCATTGAGGCGCATGGCGGGAAGGTCTCGGCCAGTACGAACGCGCATGGAGGCGCGACTTTCACACTCTGTTTGCCGCTACCTGGAGATACATCCACAGTCTCTCCATAA
- a CDS encoding ParB/RepB/Spo0J family partition protein, with amino-acid sequence MSTDTKTRPRPKAKTTPKPQVRFLPVADLHVSKLNMRHGKQTPDIGDIYPSILESGIHQSLLVRKEGKGWGVIAGRRRLFALKKKAKETGKAVTAPCIIMQSGNIGAAREASLLENVARLPATQLERFAAYKALAETGKDTAAIAETFGIRELDVKRVLALANLKPELLALYESEEIRGATLQALTLATEEQQSAWLEVFHSDDYAPQGEQLKAWLTGGARIKTDVALFSLEDYAGTIITDLFGESAYFQDPDLFWTHQNKAIAEAIETWKAEGWNEIVVMERGEHFATWEHGKRTQGQGGKIFLAIGHDGSVTPHIGYLSNADIRKIDAILKTGSDSGDAPKSAKPEMSGPMVEYISLHRHAAIRASLLDHPMVALRLTVAHMLVGSNLWSVAPQKTTSRKDLTSESVANSQGAQRFAKEQKEVLESLGLQAAQAHYGPTKQLAEGDVAEVFAVLMETSDAQVMRALTLAMGMSLGAGETITEAVTLAIPVDMQTLWEPDDAFFDILRDKKVINEMVKEVAGKSCADGALTDTGKAQKEIIRNRMKGIGVSADKARPDWRPRWMQVAARHYLSAKTCPPSADRTVAAKLFAKTAPKQKAA; translated from the coding sequence ATGAGCACCGATACAAAAACCAGACCCCGCCCAAAGGCAAAAACGACGCCCAAACCGCAGGTCAGATTTCTGCCTGTTGCTGACCTGCATGTGAGCAAGCTGAATATGCGGCACGGCAAGCAAACCCCCGATATAGGCGACATATATCCGAGCATTTTGGAGAGCGGCATTCACCAGTCTTTACTTGTCCGCAAGGAAGGCAAAGGCTGGGGTGTCATCGCGGGACGCCGCCGCCTCTTTGCCTTGAAGAAGAAAGCCAAAGAAACGGGCAAGGCTGTCACCGCACCCTGCATTATCATGCAGAGCGGGAACATCGGGGCCGCCCGTGAAGCTTCTCTTTTGGAGAATGTCGCGCGCCTTCCTGCCACGCAACTGGAACGCTTTGCCGCTTACAAAGCACTGGCCGAGACGGGCAAAGACACCGCCGCGATTGCGGAAACCTTTGGCATCAGGGAACTGGACGTGAAGCGCGTTCTGGCTCTCGCCAATCTCAAACCTGAATTGCTTGCGCTTTATGAGAGTGAAGAGATTCGCGGGGCCACTTTGCAGGCCCTCACCCTCGCCACCGAAGAACAACAGAGCGCATGGCTGGAGGTCTTTCATTCCGACGACTACGCCCCGCAGGGGGAACAACTCAAGGCATGGCTGACAGGCGGGGCGCGGATTAAGACCGACGTCGCCCTGTTCAGCCTTGAGGATTACGCGGGCACGATCATTACCGACCTGTTTGGCGAGAGTGCTTATTTTCAAGACCCTGATTTATTCTGGACGCACCAGAACAAAGCGATTGCCGAAGCCATAGAGACATGGAAAGCCGAGGGCTGGAACGAAATTGTGGTGATGGAGCGCGGTGAACACTTCGCCACATGGGAACACGGCAAGCGGACACAGGGACAGGGCGGCAAAATCTTCCTCGCAATCGGCCATGATGGCAGCGTGACGCCGCATATCGGTTATCTGTCAAATGCGGACATCAGGAAGATTGACGCCATTCTTAAAACTGGCAGTGACAGCGGCGACGCGCCGAAATCAGCCAAACCTGAAATGTCAGGCCCAATGGTCGAATATATCAGCTTGCACCGCCACGCCGCCATTCGCGCCAGTCTGTTAGACCATCCCATGGTGGCCCTGCGCCTGACGGTTGCGCATATGCTGGTCGGCTCCAATCTGTGGTCGGTTGCTCCGCAAAAAACGACTTCACGCAAGGATTTGACAAGTGAAAGCGTCGCAAACAGTCAGGGTGCGCAGCGATTTGCCAAGGAACAGAAAGAGGTTCTGGAATCGCTTGGATTGCAAGCGGCCCAAGCCCATTACGGCCCAACCAAGCAACTGGCCGAAGGGGATGTGGCGGAGGTGTTCGCCGTTCTTATGGAGACATCAGATGCGCAGGTCATGCGCGCATTGACCCTTGCTATGGGCATGAGCCTTGGCGCGGGCGAGACCATCACCGAAGCTGTGACGCTCGCTATCCCTGTCGATATGCAGACCCTGTGGGAGCCGGATGATGCTTTCTTTGACATCTTGCGCGACAAGAAAGTCATCAACGAAATGGTCAAAGAGGTTGCTGGCAAGTCCTGCGCGGATGGCGCGCTGACCGATACGGGCAAGGCGCAAAAGGAGATTATCCGCAATCGGATGAAAGGCATTGGTGTCAGCGCAGACAAGGCGCGTCCTGACTGGCGACCCCGCTGGATGCAGGTTGCCGCCCGCCATTATCTTAGTGCCAAAACCTGCCCGCCCAGCGCAGACCGGACGGTGGCGGCGAAGCTTTTTGCCAAAACAGCACCCAAGCAGAAAGCGGCCTGA